In Danio rerio strain Tuebingen ecotype United States chromosome 9, GRCz12tu, whole genome shotgun sequence, the genomic window CAACAAACACAACGCAACATTTACACCTGTTTAACTCCTTCAGTACATGTACACAAATCCTATCGGACGAATCACAAATACAGAAACTTATCCGCTCATGTTGTTTGCTTCTATTGTTGCAGTGCATACGGtgcaaaacacattcacacagcTGCATCCAGAAATGTGAAGTCACAGACAAAACTTGCACATCTGTAGAGTAGAATGTGTATCCATGCAAATAGAGTTGAATGCGTGTAGAAAGTTTtctcttaaatatttatttcgTGGATATATTTTTTCTGAGCACAAACACAACTACGTTACTACAACGGCTCAAATCTGCTGATATGAGTCTCAAGTGCTGTTTTTTTACGTGCAAATTCACGTGCTCTTTTGCCCCAAACGTCACTCTGATATTTGGTGCAAAAGGCATTCGTGCATCTGCAAGCGCCACGGCGGGCTCTGCCTATTACCAGTGAACATAATGTTGACTTGTCTTTCAGTCTATAATAACTGCAAGAACTACTTTTGGATTAAGCAGACTACAAAATGCCACAGAGACAAATCTACAACTCAAATAGGCTATCACACGTTCATGGTGTTTGCAATCCATTTTTTATGAGAAGGAATTTTTAAGGCAGCAATTTTATGTAGATGTATTCGTACAGAAATGTATGATTTTCAAAGAAAATTTTTAGACAAACATTTTAAGAAAAAGGTCCATTAGAGTATTAATGAGTTAAGTATTAATAAGCTGTCAGCTTACTATGCATTTACAATATGTTGTTGGTGTCTCAGACCAaaaatgagtttttatttattacaaatctACTAACCCATACCTAACCATCTACTATTCTAGTAATGTAATGTGCAATACAATTACAGTAAAGTGGTCAACAGAAAGTCTAAACAGGACCAATCAAAAAAAAGTGGGATCCAGCTCTAAACCCAACATTAAGTGAGGTTaaagagattttatttttttttttttcataattttactCACACACAAGCGGATCTAATACATATCTATTAcatatgttgaacacaaaacaacattttctgAAGAATTCTGAAAATCAGCAGCCGttgacatccatagcaggaaTAAAAAATACTAGGAAATCTTCCAgtatacttcattcattcattttcttttcggcttagtccctttaataatatggggtcgccacagcagaatgaaccgccaacctatccagcacttttactcagcggatgcccttacggctgcaacccatcactggtaaacacccatacactctcattaacacacatacactacagacaattttagcttacccatttcacctgtaccgcatgtctgtggacttgtgggggaaaccgcagcacccggaggaaacccacacaagcagGGGGAgaatatgcatactccacactgaaatgccatctgacccagccgaggcttgaaccagcgaccttcttgctgtaaggcgacagcactgcctactgcaccactgcatcacccAAGTATACTTcagaataatgtaaataattaaaattttcatttctggctgaactgtgcctttaaagaGATTGTatgcaacaaaagaaagaaaatgctctTCAATTAAATGATTTAGCCACAACTAcaccaaaacgtaaaatagttttgaaagtgTGTAGGTTAACCAACACCTGAGTTGTAAACAaactaacaacaaaaaaaaaaaaagtacaaacttTACAGTCCACAATGTTATCCTCATATTACCAATGTTTTCAAAAACTAAGATGTTACAAATGCTGTCAATGGAGCCAGATGAAGGAGAAACATCTTAAAtactaaagaaaaacaaaaggtACACTATTTTTATAACACTATTTTATAAGGTATATTTTTATTCTGAttctaatatattaataatgtgtCAACCACACAAGTGGACATTTTAAGCAttagttaaaggaatagttaacctaaaatgttattattaacttGTACATTTTTCACTCAATTTCTCCCCTGTAGGGAGaaattttattttgaagaatgttgaaaaagagcaaaaaaaaaaaaaaaaaagtaaattatcaTATTTCATGTTCCACATAAGaaagttttgtatttaaaaaaaaaaaaaaaaaaaaaaaaacatggttgatttattatttatttttttttttctgtgaactgcacctttaacccttgtgcacCATGGtgaaaatcttattttgacacatattttcaGAATAttctttgaataataataaaaaaaaaaaacctcaacaatacactctgggcaaattaactacccttttgttatgttcgggatgacaatatccactgaattaaactgctgtaaaagtgcataagataaatatttttttcacttttttgcaGAAATATGTTAATCAACCTcaatcctgatcaaaactactaaactgtttagaaaattacagaacTTTAACTCCTTTTTTGCCaatttcataaatgatgtcactgatttggtgggaaaagaaaaacacaaaataacatatattgtcaatataaaaagtaattgtggactgaaCCTTTTGTCGCGGACATGAAAGATTaggaacaacattggctttgatggaTTTTCactttttctccctaatttactgttggtggcagTTTTTGCCACATTGACTTCcgttataaccacatttgatggtgcataaatacacagtctttgattttgtttactccatgtagttctaagagttgagatgcatattttgattttctcagacacatcaaggtcaGTGCATAAAGaacactctcacagacacacactttaatttgctgttacactccataaaatgtttttttaaaaaaatcggGAAACTTAGCTTTTTtggcacaggcctatctaaagggttaatggtgccaactgatgatcaacaataaaaattactaattttacctcctcccaacagggaaaaccttcaacaatcaaaaatgcatgattatataatgaatataatgaaAGTCattagggcaaaaacagccaccaatagaaaattagggagaaaattaaaatgaataaaaaaaaaacaatgcatcaaagacaATGCTTTCACAtgttttctcaaaaatgtaaaaatccagtccacaattgttttttttattgaaaatacgtcattttgtgtgttgttgtttttttttctaccaaatcagtgacatcatttatgaatgcAAAAAAATGATGCTATTTTGCAGaaaattaagacacaaaatcactccaaagtggatgaaaacatccccaacagtacatgagggttaaaaaccattttaaccATTGTGTCTGTTACACAATTAATCATCTGATCATGGTCATTTCATCTAAAGCACAAAACTAATGCCGATCAATAATAGATATTTGATATTGCACAATATTTACTGCTAACTTGCATGCCATGGTAAAGATtgtcaataatataatataatatgacataatatattatcatataatatgatataatataatatactataatataatataaaataatataatatattataatataatataatataatataatataatataatataacataatataatataatataatataatataatataatataatataatataattcacttGGTTGCAACAAGAATGTAAAAATGACCAAGctgtatatatatagagagaacattttaaatacatttttattttaaatgtgttaatgtttacaaatataaaaagtaaacctaaatcttaaaaatatatttaaaagaagccgattaaatcattaattaaacaattattgtTTGACAGTTAATAACCTGCACAGCATATGTACAGTAAGAATATCATCTGCAGTAATTAGGAAACCCTTCTAGCATACATGAAACCAGGCATCACTCTCATTCATCAGAAAGTCTGTATAGTGACCAATTTGCAAGTCATTGTTTGctgcaaatcatttaaatgtcattcaggatatatacagtatatggaaGAAATTATAGGATAGAGAGAAAGGCCAGCATTAAATGAGTTCTAAGTATAATTAGATACTGCTGACTTCAGCTGCCCACTGCTTCTATGGGTTCACTGTGTGCCCAAAGCCAATGTGTGTGGTAAAGGCTCAGGGAAAAAAAAGAGAGGGCATATAAATAGAGGTGAAAATTTTACAGCATCTCATTAAACCATATCTTTAAGGTCTTAgtttgtaacctttgatttataTGCAACGGTAATAgtcacagagagagaaaaaaaataaaaatacatccaCTTAATTATCTTATAGCTTGCTTTGGTATGCGAATATgacctgaaaataaaataaaatgcaatttaaacagGTTCATAAAAACAGAGACAAACACTAAAATTTATCTGAACCCTAAAATAAAGGATTTATTAAACACTTTgtacaataatatttaaaacaatatacaATAGATTTATAGAGAATATTTATAGCAAAAAGGATAAGAAAGAGTCTGGAGAAAGAATGGAAATCCGAGAGCAGCTGTAATCCCACAATCCTCTGCTGACCCCTAAAGGCCAACAGCGGCTTCAGTCTGCGCTCATTCTGTGCTATTCATGTCGTGCATGTGTCATTTACAAAACCGATTCCACCACTGTGTCAGTgtactgcatttacatttatgatgtcttaaataaaaaataatcttaaaCACAACACTTATACAGTAAACACAGGTACCAGGAAATACTTCTGAAGGATGAAAGGGGACcaagaaaaacaaacaagcaaacaaacaaacaaacaaacaaatctgaaTGATCTTATTTAACCCACAGAAACACATTATGATTATTGAACGGTTTTGAATGGAGGCTCTCTGTGGTGTGTTTAACTCATCTGGAATGTTTCCATCAGCAGGCTGAATTGTATTGCACTAGTATTGCACTCCACAAACGAACTAACTGACCCTATAATTTTTCTCGAACAAAATGAAATGCTTTGACAGGCGTATTGTGCATCTGATATACAAGGCAGAGTTTCAACGATTTATTAGTGCAAAAACCTTAAAGTGTTTATTTCTTTCATCTGGAAAATCTCTTTAGAGGCGGTTTCAATGgtacaaatatttaaatgactttaaatccAAGTGTGGATTATACAAGCAACTGTGTTCTGCTGTTCAAAGTTCAAGAATAAATTACTGGTTAAAATGCTTTAGATAAAATAGTGATGGaaaattcttaaagggatagttaaacaTGTACTCTCCCTCAActgcttccaaacctttatgatttttttttctgttgtacacacacacacacacacacacacacacacacacacacacacacacacacacacacacacacacacacacacacacacacataaaataaataaataaaatatgaaatgaaaaaatatataaatattggatagaatgttggaaaccggtagccattaacattaatattaggaggaaaaaattaactcaaatatgtttggaacaagtagaagctgagtaaatcatgacaggatttgcatttttggatgaactatcccttgatCTGTTATTTGGCACtaatattaaaacaacaacaacaaatatatttcagccaaatatttaagtaaatttaagTATGGACTGATagacaaaaattaaaaacattttaacattaataaactCAATGAGTAACACtaaaataactacacactatggaTCACGTATTAAACATAGAAAATAGTGAATTCGTTATCTGttgagcattaactctacattaacagatgttagtaagcagtttataaatgcagatacaaatgctctatttttGACTTCTAAGCACacataaaatgtgcttaatgattagACTTtcatatgtttattatattttcatttttaaattacgTTTTAAATCATTTACAAACCAATAATTTGAGTTAAGTTGCTGGTTTTTAAAGATCATCCAGAATGAGTTAGTagatgattaataaactattcaaattaacatttatacatcTTATCATATATGCATAATAGTtcatttttatgttaataaatgctttattaactcaacttcattcaACTTTGTGACCTAATCAAAAGTGGgggctatttatgctttataaatcccttataaactacagttaaaggctcagttatattacaaacaggaaaaaaagaaaataaaacactttattcatttctgttcatttgaagatacacaaatgaaattgtatcaaatcaaaaataaatctttgcaagtTAAACTACTGTGCATTTGAAACTTTGCTAAATGACATTGATATGTTGTATCATAATACAGGGTGATTccaaaagaataccacaacttagAAAATCGAGAGCTCtacaaagaagaaaaggagatTTAACGAAGCTCTGAAGTTTCACATTAAGGAATTAAAAGAGGGAATAACTGCAGCTATCCAAACTGTCATGCCTGAGATGCTACAGAGAGTGTGGAGCGAGTTCGAGTATCAGGCTGATGTCACTCGAGTGTCTGGACGGGGTCGTATTGAACATTTATGAacttgtacttaaaaaaaaaaaaacttgaagtactcttcacattgattaattacccaaatttccatcatgtttctttgattaaatacagatttgcACCCTGTATATTGTTAAatgattatattgttgttgttttatccaatttgatgtcatattttgacactcctgttattcagcaatgtttaaactttacagtaattttgctTTTAGATAACATTgcaaaaatgtattgttcatttgatcctgagcctttaattgtcatttattgggATTTATAGATTAGGCACTTATTATCATACAAACTACccattagtatatgcctgaataataatatataatataaacatttactaactcattctgattgataaaaaaaaaaattaaataaaaaaaacatttactcttaaataaaaatgatttgtaaTATTATGCCATGACTGTTGCTCAGGGAAGTGATTGGTGGTCTTTAAAAGGGGAGTATTTTTTTCCGTTTATTTTAATATTCGTAATATTCCGTTATACATATCTTAGCACGGTCCGTCAtggttttgggtccccttgaaacattctGTTGTGTTACATGGATATTCGCAAGTGTCATGACTAAATGCTGCGCGTTTcttaagttgtttgtgttgtgaccaatttgctgtgcgttttttcagtttttttgtgttgtgagaatttggaACATGtatgctgtcaaattgatgaagatcgttTCTTTATATGCTGGTTTTTATTGTAAtggcatgtgctttcttaaattgcattgCGTtcagctctctcagccaccgtagATACTGtatttaatcataaaaaattaatcCGTAACAAAGTATGAATGTAGAcctgggcgattaatcaaaaagtaatcaaatttTACGATGATTTGCCCTATGTGTCTGTGGCCACTTTGTAGCCATaactgatctctggtcaagtaggataATGGACttattcttgagccttactttgcactacattgatgatgattggaagctgcgccaaAAATGCCTTTAGACGGTATATAAAACTTTTCAGTGaactatgaagaaaaaaaaatataataaataaaatgattattcatTGATAATTATCAAGTTATGATGtgcaattaatcaagattttaggccaaattgcccagcccttTATAAAAGTGctattattaagcacattttaaatgaccTAACAAGTcaaaaataaagcatttgtaAAATTTGCTTAAAACCTTCTTACTAAcgtctgttaatgtagagtttATGCTTATGAACTATTtactaatgcttaatagatgattcatagtgtgtagttattataaagtgttaccacccACTGCTAGAACACAGAATCTGCATAAAGTTCCTtcatactataaaaaaaaaattaaacatattaaaaccttttaaaacaaATCAGCTAGAGCAAAAGTGTTTGTGATGACAAAAGTATTGTGAAAGGACAGCATATTTTTGAAGGCACGTTGATTCAGATATGTTACGGTAGTGATCGTTTCAACAGCTAACAGCTGCCTTGTTTAAGAGCCAACATAGACCAATCTGCTGAAACAAGAAAGATAGTAAATCACAAATCCCCAGTTGTCACAAAAGTCTGCTATCTATAAGTAGATTTCTAATGTTTGTAGTCTTCTTTTTGGTACCAACAGCATTTTTGATTCTTTCAGCATTGCGACttcaatggttttaaaaaaaaaagtgtttatcgCCTTTTGGTCACCTCTCAATCTTCAGGGTTTGGTTTTAAGTACTGTTGCCCTGTTCCTGTTCAAACAGCAGCATGGCGAGCTGAGAGCGTGATCCAAGGCTATCCAGGGTGCTTTGTACACACCTCTGGTAGATTTCTTCACTAAGGCGAGGATTACACGTTTGGTAGCTGTATTTCTGATGCAGGGCCGGCTCCACTGCTCGGAAAACATGGAGGCCAGAGTATTTGACGAACATGTCATAGATATCAAGGTTCTCCAGGATCTCCTCATTCTCCAGCACATCCGATGACATCCGGGTACGGGTCGCCATGTAGTCCGAGTTATAGAAGCAAGCTTCGGTGAAGGAGCTGCGATCGAAAAGACCAGCCTCTTTGACCAAATCCAACGCACTGGGAAGAGGCTGGTTGTGATAAGCGATGTCAGGATTGTAGTACTGGAAGTGGATTGGAAAGAACACCTGCCAGTTGTTGATGGAGTTCATCCGACAGCGATTGAGGAACTCTGAACTGATGCTTGTTTTTACCGTCGCAATGAAGAACAACGTGTCAACCGGGTGCTTCTTGGAGATGATGTCCATGAATTTGATTTGAGACGGACTTTCGCTTTTAACACTAATCCAGGGGATTTTGACTGCAGGATATCGATGTTCGTACGTACTGATTTGTGCTTTGATGCTGGAGAAGATGTCATTCTGGTTGACTTGTTGGGCCTCTATTGGATCGTAGATGAAGAGGAACGTCAAGATCGCATTCTCGCTGGTTTCGAATGCATTTGTGGCATACACTTCTAAAAACTGATGAACGTAATCTCGATCTTGAAGAGTAACGGGTAAGATGATATGAACTCTAGTTGCTTCTGTAACGTAAGGCATAGGGATGATCTCGATGCGACTGAGAGGTCTTACTAAGTGGACCCTCTTGGTAATAGAGCGACTGTGTCCTTTTTGGTTAACTACCTCCAATTGTAGGTCCAGGGTGTACTCCATACCTCTGGTGGGGTCAAAACGTCTGTATCCATTGATTAGCTGTTGCTTCTTTAGGTACAACACAGGCTTGTACTTTTTATTCAGTTCACCCATTGCTGTCTCAATGACATCGGCTACGTCTAGCTTGTCAACTCCACGAAGCTCGCATTTCGGAGAGCCATCGATGCAAGAGTAAACCTGATCCTCAGTGAAGTAATCCCACCGCAGGACCTCGAATCGTGTTTTGGGCTCAAAGGGTGGATTGATTCCAACTGGCCACAAAGCACTGCGGTTGCCCTCAAAAGCCACTACACTGACATTTCTAATTTCCGCCTGTAAAAGAAAGGGAGAGAACAAGGTGTGAGAAACcattaaacattttaagaaaGGTTTGATGAGTAGGTTATTACctccatttagaaaaaaaaaaatgttaatgctgCACATTACCAGAACACTTCTTTGAAAACGAAGAAAGGAAAAAAGTGCTAGCAATTTTACACACCCTTTCAAAAAGCATGTAATGAATCATCGCATTCAAAAGGTCAACAGGAAGCACCATTTTGTCTCAGTTTGGCATTGCTATGAGTCAGCAAAGGTTTAGCAAGAGGGTACCTGCAGTTTTTCGATCTCCTCGTATGTCTTCCGCAGCTCAATCTCGGTGAAGTGTTTGTGGAGTCTGTACATCTGCTCAGGATCAGACACTGGGTGGACGGTCAGTGCATTCTTGAACTGCACGTTATCTTCTTTACTAGGGTcagaatttttgcccatttcataataataataccgCTGTCCctgaaaaacatcaaataaaattaaataaaatgattagcgAGGCTTACTTCAGTCatcatttagtgtgtgtgtgtgtgtgtgtgtgtgtgtgtgtgtgtgtgtgtgtgtgtgtgtgtgtgtgtgttttattactattattatttaattgtgaaCGTAATTGCTCCTGTTTGGATTACATTTGTAGTCATCTAAGGTTCCCTTTAAAGGAAAGTTGACCCAAAAATTTTAcatctctcatcatttactcaccctttactctcTATTTGAGTTTACTCTTTTGTTCATAGAGAAGAACATAaagagtcacgaaacaccaaaatacttttttgagatgttgatgGACATAcgtgtcccatgctgctaaaaacactattaggacacttagtttcaaaaaaaaaaaaaaaaaaaaaatgttgtttttgcgttatttcgagcaaattcataggaaacacattacaataaggttcattagttaatgcatttactaacataaactaatcattaacaacaaatgtacagcatttattaatcataattgaacatttactaatgcattattaatgttagtaaatgcattaattaacattaactaatgaaccttattgtaaagtgtgaccaatttgtacttccggtttgaaaataaatttagaaGCTACTTCAAAACGATTAGATCCTTCTGTAATTTCCAGCATGGAGACTAGATGTCTGTACTGGCAGGTACAACATGACGTCATTGAGTTTTCATATTTAATTCAAGAGAAAGACTCGGTTCGAACCAATCAGGGTGCTCTAATGTGCATgatgtgcaacttcattaatatgcatgctagatTCGAAGACTTTCTGTTACAATGTTCAGACAGCAGAGACGGCACGTTGTGTTACCAACCgtaagtggaagaagaagaattgtttggagacatgggtcgtcagtgttgcatttagaaatgtgctacatcaaaggttttattttcatttccctGTCATAagagcacagctggactcacgtgcGGATTGCAATGGTCTGCTAACACATAACAAAAATACACTTGtatggaacattttttttttttttttaccagagatcttttttgcatctggaaatggtgaaatccagattttccatttgtcttttaaaaaaagatggggtctttacagatttggtaagtgtgtgatcagtgttctttgtttatgtttattcagatggcaaagttagttagtatcgtcagGAGTATCAGTAACAGCAGTGTCAAAAACTCTTTTCGTTTTTGTAGACaaaccttagtcaaaatgatttagttactaagtttacagtgtgttaatatcactacaatatgaTGGACTGATAGATCCGCTGTTAATGCTGCTCTCAGAATGTACACATGTAAACTCCTTAATCAAACTGTTACCATCGTGTAAGAAtttcgccacattttgtgacaggatagtctatacacacatggctgtgTGACACTATTCGCTTTTAAGTGGTGACGTATTGGTGATgcatgaaatactgtttccagaTCCAAGCCGTtactcatttaaattgagaaaaattttagtttttggcccCTTTTTTAGTCTCATCAcacataagtgaattttatataaaatcaaagTTTACACAATAGTCTACatacttgctgcatcacaaataccaaaatgttaacaatttataaaaaattaatcacattCTGCCCATCTAATAATTAGGCTTGGATGTATATATTGCGATCGGGATTTTTAGAAGTATTACAGTGCtttttaaacgtttattattaccatttgatgagtctccccattcagtttgaTATAGCACTTGGACCCAGAAGCctcttcgcgtgacgtcacacttaacaagtggattttttttttctgcacctACCGAGCATCTAAGTTACCGAGAAACACAGAGGTGTTTTTTCTCTCATGTGTGCGGTataaaaaaatccattaaaacaacacttttccagcagttcctcacatCTAATATCTTGTTTATcacaggggcatgcatgaaatgttcctgaatgaaagtgaaagtgctaaATTGCAGATAAAGTTGacaaagtaaaaatgaaacacccgtaATAAcataaaactctggaggaaaATGTTAATGGTGGGGTGAAACGATTACGCTAAGTGAATTTTGTGCTATAACTTGTAAAacggaacattcaaaaagcacctTATGTAAACAACCTTaaccatattattgtcttatttagattaaggtaaaaaataaaagtcataaaaTTTAAAATACACCTTTATTAAAATAGATGTGTAGGAAAGCACTGTGtggcaaaaatgtcaaatgttcacaactgagcAACTCATTAATTTACATTACTATTGTTGTAATACTAAACAAATGACTTGATTACTGTGGTATTGTACATATCCGGTGTCACATTACAGCACAGGTGACTGTAGTAAAATTCAAGGtattcaaaataatttaatgtttatcGTATTCCAACCAGTTCTACACCAACTCACTGGTTCAGAGCGGAGATCAAACCTGCAATTCCTGCATGGGAGGCGAATGCTCTAGAGGAGGAGGCTATGAGAGTGATACCTCAtccacactagcagcgactttgtagctgatTTTCGCTCTGGGTGGCAACCTGCTGCAAACACAGGTCTGTCTAGGTCTACAACACGGAGAATACAACCagcctctgagcgagctgagagaggGTCACATCAGCTCTACTGGTGCATCTATTGTCTGTCACTCAAGAAAGTTGCTCTTAATATGCATAAAGTTAAAGGATACTAAACTTTGTCGTACCGCTTGACACCCTCACCTAGTCACCAAAGGTTGCTGTCACTCGCAAAGATGGAGGTTTGAGGCTTTTTGCACTCACCAGCTGGCCTTCACTACAAACTATACTACAATATGcagtggcttttatttttttaaaagttgtaaataatacactaatacactttagtatggttcaaatgccttttgttataaaTTAccattgtattttagtttaattactggtgccGTGTGCGAATTACTGGaccggtgcagtgctttgaaaccgCAGAAATACATGAAATCTAATCtagctatacactttactaacccatgagGCTGTTTAAACCTCATTCAAATCCAAATCCGAAGCAGTCATGTGGGTATAaacgaaaatgaagcttcggacatCACTGATCACATGATGGCAAAACAAATCAAGCTCCGATACACTGCTTCACTgggagatgtatcgtttttttttttttttatatgcaatTGAAGTCtattattattaacccccttttgatttatttattttttttaatatttgaaatatatattttttcttttggaaaaagtcttatttgtattattttgtctaGATAAAAAggcgtttttaattttttaaacaccattttaaggccaaaattattatcccctttaagctttttttttttgatacagaacaaaccatcgttatacaatgacttgcttaattaccctaacctacatagttaacctaatacacctagttaagccttacaatatctagtaaaatattatttactgtcatcatggtaaagataaaataaatcagttattagaaatgaattattaaaactattatgtttagaaatgtgttgaagaaatattctcaccgttaaacaaaaattgggggaaaaaataaacagatgggctaataattctgacttcaactatatgtatacgtatacatatgtatacattGTATGTTTCAAAA contains:
- the chpfa gene encoding chondroitin sulfate synthase 2, with the protein product MRFSMLISLLRPIGPVIIGISLGFTLSLLSVSWVEESCDVNAVGDEGIALNQDGSLKGARRPNSISTGNDGEEEEKEDFPPRIIPYKPVKQTQPKKLFRAKYISTELGIRERLFVGIITSKNTINTLGVAVNRTIGHHLDNVVFFTGTRNRKIPHGMNVVTHGDERLIWNMFQTIKYILEHYITEYDWFYLAQDDTYTQADRIKALVGHLSMDRVLYMGSPEEFIGGEMQGRYCYGGFGYLLSRSLLLKLQPFLENCRNDILSARHDEWLGRCIIDYANTNCVEEFEGQRYYYYEMGKNSDPSKEDNVQFKNALTVHPVSDPEQMYRLHKHFTEIELRKTYEEIEKLQAEIRNVSVVAFEGNRSALWPVGINPPFEPKTRFEVLRWDYFTEDQVYSCIDGSPKCELRGVDKLDVADVIETAMGELNKKYKPVLYLKKQQLINGYRRFDPTRGMEYTLDLQLEVVNQKGHSRSITKRVHLVRPLSRIEIIPMPYVTEATRVHIILPVTLQDRDYVHQFLEVYATNAFETSENAILTFLFIYDPIEAQQVNQNDIFSSIKAQISTYEHRYPAVKIPWISVKSESPSQIKFMDIISKKHPVDTLFFIATVKTSISSEFLNRCRMNSINNWQVFFPIHFQYYNPDIAYHNQPLPSALDLVKEAGLFDRSSFTEACFYNSDYMATRTRMSSDVLENEEILENLDIYDMFVKYSGLHVFRAVEPALHQKYSYQTCNPRLSEEIYQRCVQSTLDSLGSRSQLAMLLFEQEQGNST